In one window of Candidatus Binatia bacterium DNA:
- a CDS encoding riboflavin synthase: MFTGIIEEVGEVAETGTGELRIRARQILEDTKLGDSIAINGVDLTVAEFDSNSFKAHVMPETYRRSNLRVLKPGDRVNLERSVRPTDRLSGHIVRGVVEGTATIQSVEPEENAIIVRFRTPPELLRYMVVKGPVAIDGASLTIIDKTADSFAVSLVEYTQEHTSLLRKRPGESVNIETDIIARYVEGLFPTVRTETR, translated from the coding sequence ATGTTTACGGGAATCATCGAAGAAGTCGGCGAAGTGGCTGAGACGGGAACTGGAGAACTTCGCATCCGCGCGCGGCAGATACTGGAAGACACCAAGCTGGGTGACTCCATCGCGATTAACGGCGTCGACCTGACCGTGGCGGAGTTCGACAGCAATTCCTTCAAGGCGCATGTCATGCCCGAGACCTATCGCCGCTCCAACCTTCGGGTATTGAAGCCCGGGGATCGGGTCAACCTCGAGCGCTCGGTACGCCCGACGGACCGGCTCAGCGGCCACATCGTTCGTGGTGTCGTTGAGGGAACGGCAACTATTCAGTCTGTGGAGCCTGAGGAAAACGCGATAATTGTGCGCTTCCGGACGCCACCGGAACTCCTGCGCTACATGGTGGTGAAGGGGCCTGTCGCCATCGACGGAGCCAGCCTCACAATCATCGACAAGACCGCCGACAGCTTCGCCGTGTCATTGGTTGAGTACACCCAAGAGCACACGAGCTTGCTCCGCAAACGTCCGGGGGAGTCGGTCAACATCGAAACTGACATTATTGCCCGCTACGTGGAAGGGCTATTCCCAACCGTGAGAACGGAGACCCGCTAG
- a CDS encoding alpha/beta fold hydrolase, with amino-acid sequence MPDTYRIDDIDLHAVARGNGTPIVLLHGFPLDHTMWNAQTEASAERCQVIVPDQRGFGRSPLGTHTLTIERLADDLAALLDAMHSRERAIVCGLSMGGYVALVFHRKYATRVRALILCDTRADADTQAGVADRMALIERVRATGPTAVVEAMLPKLVAAAAFEQQPQVVEDVRRMMLATPPATLEAALRALATRPDSTEHLTHIDVPTLTVVGEHDAITPVEVMTAMADAIPKCQRAVIRGAGHMSPMERPAEFNTALVEFLKKPGVLA; translated from the coding sequence ATGCCTGACACATATAGGATAGACGACATCGACCTGCACGCCGTGGCACGCGGTAACGGAACGCCGATCGTGCTGCTCCACGGCTTTCCCCTGGATCACACCATGTGGAATGCACAGACGGAGGCCTCGGCGGAGCGCTGCCAGGTGATCGTGCCCGACCAACGCGGTTTCGGGCGCAGCCCGTTGGGTACGCATACGTTGACGATCGAGCGCCTGGCCGATGACCTTGCGGCCCTGCTCGACGCGATGCACAGCCGGGAACGCGCGATCGTCTGCGGTCTGTCGATGGGCGGGTACGTTGCCCTCGTGTTCCACCGCAAGTACGCCACGCGCGTGCGTGCCCTGATCCTCTGCGACACGCGCGCCGACGCCGACACGCAGGCTGGGGTCGCCGATCGGATGGCGTTGATCGAACGGGTGCGCGCGACCGGCCCCACGGCCGTGGTCGAAGCCATGCTGCCCAAACTCGTTGCCGCCGCCGCATTCGAGCAGCAGCCGCAGGTCGTTGAAGACGTACGCCGAATGATGCTCGCGACACCACCGGCAACGCTCGAGGCCGCCCTGCGCGCGTTGGCGACGCGGCCAGATTCCACCGAGCACCTGACCCACATCGACGTGCCGACCCTCACCGTGGTGGGCGAGCACGATGCCATCACGCCCGTGGAGGTCATGACCGCCATGGCCGACGCCATTCCGAAGTGTCAGCGCGCGGTAATCCGCGGAGCCGGACACATGTCGCCGATGGAACGCCCCGCGGAGTTCAACACGGCACTGGTGGAGTTTTTGAAGAAGCCAGGCGTGCTGGCTTAG